Part of the Cervus elaphus chromosome 18, mCerEla1.1, whole genome shotgun sequence genome is shown below.
ttatataatatttgtttagcTTGTAACTGGTTTGAATTTCCTATAAATAAAATGCTATACATTTATAGTCCCTGAAAAAGCATAACATTTTGTTGTAAATTTAACAGTAAAGAAGAATCATCGGTAACATCAGATGAGAATAACTTTGAGAATTCAAAGGTTACAGgtaatactttaatttttaaacagaatatatttcttttgttGAAGCCTACAACTAGAACAATCTTACATAGGTACAATTATCTTAACTTTTCAGATACCTATATCCCAACAATTGTTTGTTCTCATGAGGACAAGGAAGACTCGGAAACCAGTAATCAAAATGTAAAAGATGTAAACAGGGAACAGGATGAACGTAATGAAAAAGAATTAGAGCCGATGGTGAGTATTCTGGTTGCCAAGGTATTAGAGAAGATGAATCCATTTATGCTTCAAAGATGCTGCAATGTCTGCTTTTCAACAGCTTCAACTAATATAATTTGCAAATGTGAAAGCATAGACCATTCTGTCCTTGCGTCTCTGGCTTCATCAACAAGGCTAGTGATTTGATTTCAGTATGTAAGTTACTTCAGGTCTCTGCAGTGGCAAATTAATGACATTCATTTCTTATCTCTTTACCAGCGGCTCTGAGTAACAGTTTGTAGGAATTACAGAAGAGGTAGCGCTATCCTGATGTGCATTTCTAATCTTTGTGACAAGTGTACAGTTATCATAAActcgtctgtaaaatgagagggCTGGACTGGATGATTGTTAGGGTTCTGTCCAGCTCTACAAGTCTGATTCTTGCAtttagcagctttttttttttttttaacttacttccATTTTTGTGAGAATCTCTAAGTTCCATATCATTGGAAAGTATTAAATTACCAAATGAGGATAAAATAGCTTGTGCCATAATTTTTAAACAGGAAACAAATTCAGAACTGTACAATTTAGTATTAAATTTGTTATCATAAATTTCACACTTCATGAACATACAATCTATTTGGGATTTTTAGGGGGATGGTTTAGATAGCATTTTTATCACAAAGGAAGAAATAGGAGTAAATGAGTCACATAATGCAATTTATCCTTTACTGTATTTGGTTGGAGCTCATATCATTAGGATACATGGATTCATAATCATCGAAGATTAAAATGACATTTGCCTCTTCAAGTGTCAGtgctgaaacagaaaagaaatagagcTCATCTCTTTCCCCACACATTCCACCCTTTCTGTAGTGATATGGAAGCTGCATCACTAAAGTATGCAATTTACTTTGCTCCAACTTTAAGAAACTACAAAGTTGTCACCCACTGTGAGAATTCTCACCAGCTGAAAGTTAACACAGCCATTTTTTTCAAACCACAGAATATAATGAAAGGACTCTGAAAAATCACATACTTCACCAATACACCTCATTACAATGAGCAGGCGCAAATATAAAGTTTGTTTAGAAGTTACTGAGATTGTACGTCCAATAAATGAACAGGGAGCTGTAATTTAGATGCTAATTTGCTCCATGCTGACGTTAATGCATAAAACAATGAAGCTCTATAATAGATGGAAATACAACCAAATCTGTGGAACCCACAGGCGTTGGCTTACAAGACAGCTGTGCAGTTGACAAGTAACATGAGCCTTATGTGAGAAGAAGGGGAAAACGTAAGATTTGCATATAATTATTGAGATCATGCAAATGTCAgttatgaggagaaaaaaaaaacacaggcatCTCACTGTTAAATCCTGACAGTTGGCATCACTGAAGAGCTCAAATACATTTGAGTACCAGTTGGCAGAGGGTCATTAAAACAGAATTTGCAGAGACATTAACTCCCTCACTTTTCTTTGAGTGACGTTTTGCTATTAATAGTTTGCAGAGGCTTTGCAGAAAACATATTAATAAGAGATACTATAATAGGGGCACCTACAGCAAGTGTAAAATGCAGCAAGGGGCATCCAGGAAGCTGCTCTCTAATTGATTAGCATGGAGCTATCAATGTGTATATCCTAAGTGAGGAGAAAGTGCCATGACAAGCAAGAATAGTTGAATAATACAATGCGATATTTGGAAGCTGGGAAGGAGAATTATTAATTTTGGCCCCTTTTCTTATTAAACTCATTCCTAAGTCATAGCCTACAAGAATCTCCCCCAAACATTCCTCTTTCAGAATTTGTGCAAAATCTACAAATGAAATGAATCAAGGAAATCTATCAGATAATCACTAGCCAAATTAATGAAAACTATCTAACTTGCTTTGTATATTTAAACACaataaaaagcattatttttgttgtttttatcccTTAAGATAAACCAACACTTGCTAAGAAGTACTGCTTCTGGAGATGAAAAGAATACAGTCAATTTTCCAAATAAAGCTGAGAGGTTAGAGAAGAAGCAAATCCATGGTGATGTATACACTGACTTGTTTAAAAGGCCTTTGTCTTCAAGTTCATCAGCAGAAAGATCCTTAAAGGGAGATTTTTaccacaaggaaaaatatttctcagGAAATGAGCATACTTATCAACCTTCAGAGGAATTTACTTCAGATACAGGAGAAATCAAGCCATCACTGGGAAATACTAGTAGTGATGAAGTAGTACAATTACATGTTAGCAGCAAAGAAGTACTGGACGATAACGCTAATCCAGCCAAAGGGAGAGGCAGAGTGCAAATGTCTTGTCCCTCTGCAGACCAACTAATGGCAGACAACCTTAACAAAAAACTTGAAGGAGAAGCTAAAGAAATTGAAGTAAAAGATTGGGAATGTTTAAGAGATGACTTTCGCTTGGATTTCCATTCAGGAAAATCGATAGAAAAAGGATCTTCCAAGAAAGATTATGGCAATAGtaagaatgaggaggaggagcaAAGAATATATTTAGGTgttaatgaaaaacaaagcaaaagtttTCAATCAGTCTTACATGACCAAGAAAGAAAGATAAGCCACTCTGAAATAAGTGTGGAAGGGATGGGAGCCAGTAACAGAGACCTAACTGCTCTGCCGAGTAAAGACACCACAATTCACGACCAGTCAATCAGAGCAGATAGGTTTCATTCACCAAGGACAAATCTAAGCCTGGAGGAAACTGTGTCAGCGACCTCAGACTGTGATCTCTCAGCTAGCAAAGGCACTAGTCTAGGAGGGATGCCTGGTCAAGCTGGTTCACCAAGAAATGGAAATGTTTTGAGGAATAAGTACCTTTTCCAAgctgaagaagaaaaatcagtttGGATTAATCCTGAAGATCAGAATAAGAACACACAGCATAAACAAAGTTGGAATGTTCTGGAAAGTCAGGAAAGAGCAAGAGGGAGTAAGACAACTATAACAGAGCAGTCCACAGAACAAGCAGATTATGAAGACATGTCGGGAAAAAGAGATGATACAAGGAGCTTGAAAGTTAATCCTACACAAGAATTGTTTACCTGCCAAGAAACAGCAAGCTGTGAACTGTCTTCTCTAGCTGATCATGGTATTACTGAGAAAGCAGAAGCAGGTACAGCTTATATGATTAAGACAACATCAGAAAGTACTCTAGAATGCATGTCTGCTAGAGAAAAAGCAATAATTGCTAAGCTACCTCAAGAGACAGCACGAAGTGACAGGCCCATCGAGGTAAAGGAAACAGCGTTTGATCCACATGAAGGGAGAAATGATGATTCACATGATACCCTTTGTCAACGAGATACAGTAGGTGTAATCTATGACAATGATTTTGAAAAGGAGTCATGTTCAGGTATTTGTAATGTACATGTAgatgaaaaggagaaggaagaaaccaTAGCTATATACAATCCTGGGAAGACACATGACAAGAAGAAATGTGTCATTGGGAATACAACATCTGTAGAAGAATCCTCACAGATCATTACAGACAATCAAAAAGCAGCCTCAAAACTAGATATACATTTGGGAATGTTACCAACAGACAAAAAAATACTTCCAGAAAATAGAGATCATGAGCAGGTCCAAGAATTATCAAAGAGAACAAATATAGCTGTCATGATGCATTCTTCTTTAAACTCAGACACTAATAGAACTTCTCAGAATGGCTCTCAGGTTTCCAATCACCATGCTAAAAGTCCGGTGTCATCTCACGAACAGGCCACTACTATAGAGCATGCAACTACTACCATGATGCTCCAATCTACTTCTAAGTCAGAATATAACTGTAATCCAACAAGTGAAATCCAGGGTACTGAAAAGCACTCTCATCCTGCATCTCCACTGGAAGAAGTTTCTAAAAGTTCAGGAATAGTGACATCAGGTAGTACAAAGGAAAGATGTATAGGCCAGATTGTCAAACAAGGAGAATGCAGTGTGGAGAAACCTCTAGGGCCAACGATTTTAATCAGTGAAGCTTCTGAGAACATAGAGGGGGTAAAGCATGAAAATGAAGGATTAATAAACTCTGGACAATCACTGTACTCTTCAGGCGACAAGGAATCTGACAGCCCTGCTTCTGATAGTCTCCCTGCCCAGGAAAGTCAATCTCAAAGTGAATCTCTGCTTTCAAAATACATCAACTCTAAAGTACCTTACTTCCTTTTGTTTCTGATATTTCTTGTAACCATCTATCAGTATGACTTAATGATTGGCTTGGCATTCTAACTTTTTTCATTGTACTGGCTATGCtgggaaggggaaagaaaaaaagagtctgtCAAAAAGAAGTAACCTCAGCACTATTATTACTCTCTTAAAAGATAAGCTATTTAGCCCCAAACATTTGGATTGGTGAAAGAGACTATTCATTGTTCAAAGAGCCAGTGCAGTTTTTCTCTTGAAGGATCATTTAAAAAGGAATGCGTATGAAGTTTGCTCCTTCATATAAGTAATTATTCTATATAGGACCATTATATTTGGATCATTAAATACCTATATGAATATGAGATCTGAAGCACGTCAAGTTGAAATTAGGTACAGCTGTTGCTCCTTAGCAGGCTATGAAGTTTCAATGCTTCATGTCTCTTCACTACTTAAAGTGCCATTTCTTGCATTCATTTCTTTTGCAGTaaagcttcatttttttccctgagcGTATTTTTCCctctgtggtttttaaaaatagataaaacacgGACAATGACAGAGGACTTTTTTTGGGCTTTGAATACTGACCATGAAATTTGCATTTACCACTGTATCATTTATCAGCACATTTTGATAAATCAAATCTTTCAACTTTaagttcatatttttaagaacAACATCCAAGCGTAGATTTAAGTTGAAGAAACACATTGTGTACCTGAACAACAATACACATATATACGTTTTATCTCCTGCATACCTACAAAGTCAGGGCATTTGTAAGCCAAATTTGCCAAAGACCGAAACAATTAAAAGATGATCTTTCAGTTTTACAAAATTTGGGGGATGGCCTTTCTTTAagcaatattttttctcttttaaaggaaGATTGTATAACACAGTTGAATAACTTTGACGTCAACTATTATTCAGAGTTGgacatttaaattaaaagttcTACAAGCATTGCTTCAGAATGAATTTGTACCTATAAAGCATAAAGCATTAAgtgataataattaaaaaaagatttacaaaTGAACTACtcggtattttttttttgtcttcaagcaaatttttaacttttctcactataaaacaataaattattCCTCAAGGTGCTTTAAGAGAATAAACTAATCATCGGTGATAGTCATTATATAGTTACCAAGTTGTTAAAtgataactgaaattttaaaaagtcaaataggCAGGCAAGATCTTCTGATGGAGAAATGAATATCCAATATACCAGTGACTTTGGTTGCTGCTATTAGCTATGGCTAAGTATGTGAAATAATGGAACTAATCATTTTAGTCACATAGGTATAATGAAATTATTACTATACAATCAATTTTCAACAACTATTTACTAAATGACTAAAATGTGCAAAATCTTGTGCTTTGTTCACAGTAGAGAACTTTCTTTGATACCCCAAACAGCTAATCCTCAGGGAGGAGGCATCAATAAGTAATCTGATGCTTTTGCCTTGGTCAGAAATATGGGAGAGAGTCACACTCAGGGAGCACATTTGGGTGATTTCTTTTTAACAGGAACTTCTTTCATAGAGAATGTAACATTGATCTTCAGAGAGAAAAGGTAATCTGTTTATGGACCTATAAAAGTGAATTCAACGACTAAACTTGTACACAGCATCCCACACCCCTAAGAAACAGGCATGTGTGGGAGGACAACACGAGAAGGAAGCATTTAAACTGACTTTCATGTGGTAGGAGatagtttccttaattttcttaGGTTTAAGATaactttcttaatttcttaattaGGTACACAACTATTTCCAAATCCCCTAATTGCATGCTTGACTCAAGTCCCATTGAAACTGAATGCTTGACTTTAACTTTTTAGTGGAACAAATACAAACATCCTGAAGTAGAAGTGAGGGCAAATATTTGATTGTTTGAGGAAGCATATTTTCATTAAATACAAGTGGGATACTGTAGGCTGTACTTGGAATATTATCTCTAAAACTGCCATCTTGATAATTTTGTTGACAGGTCTACATTACAACAAAGTTAAGGTTAGCATTTCTTCAGTTCCGAATGACTTGGCTTTTGCGTTCTACCTTTAAGAGTTTCAGTCAATATGCAATATCTTATTAATGCAAAGAACACTATATTACTTTATGAACACAGGTGTCTGAACGGTAATTATTTTCTTATACATAAAAGAATGTAACGTCTTTAATCTCTTTTATTTGACTTTAACATTAACTTACTAAACCTTCTCATGCATACTTGCAATACTACAAAGAAGTTTCAAAGGACTTAAAATACATCATGTGTACTTCTCTGCaggcaaaaaagaaataatcGGTGGTTTAACTGATTTTCCAATGACCACTTGTGAAGAATTGGAAATAAAATCATAAGAACTATGAACCTATTGCTAGGTGGAGGGGAGGTAGATTTTTGCAACCCATTTTGGTCACATCACTATGTTGAACAAGAAAAGTGGATCTCAGGAAGAACTGGCAGCCCCTGGTTAATAAAGATTTGACTCTGAACCATCATAACAAGGGTCACCTTTATAAACTTAGCTGCCTTCATCATGTCCCCTCAAGTATTGGTTAAGATGGTTAAGAGCCAAAAGAGGATGTGGCATgagaataaacaaaaagaagTGTATTATTGCATATCTGTTTCTATAATGGGTAAGAAACATGATGTAATAACCATCACCTTTTACCTTGCTGGGCTTCTGACTATTAGAAACAAACTTCTAAAAATTAATTGATGAATCAAGCAGGTGTAGGTAGTACAatcaaatatctttaaaaaatcacatcTACATAAGCCACCAACATCTCAACAAACTTTTCAATGTAAGAATAAATGAGTCAATGAGATGACATTCATTTCTCAACCTTCAAGAATATTGgcttaacattatatatatatatatatataaaatcatcatTTTGTAAGAGAGATAGGATCATCTTTTATATGTCCTCATAAACCAATCTTCTGGTTAAatggaaaacttaaaaatatccaGTGTAGATACCaggaaataagtaaatttttttccaaatagcaTTCATGATACTTTCTTGGTAATTTTTTAGTCatggaatattattttatattgccAGGCCTGCTGTCTCCTTTATTAGGCTCAATTTTTGCATATAAATTTtggcaaaaaagcaaacaaagcaaaacaaaaaactagcagGAGAACTAGTGAAGATGCAGGCGGGAGAACAGCCACCCCCAGAGTCAATTCATCTACTGAACTCTGAaacctttaaaattttcagaGTGAATACAGAAATTGATCTAGGCAATAAAGATTGTGGTTTGCTAATTAAGTTCTGTCTTAGCTGATTCCGTGGAACTGAGGAATAGGATCTACTGTGATTCTGCAACAAGGTAAGAAAAGAATGGGGCAGGACATGCTCTTCCAACATTTACGCAGTTGTACTCCTACATGAAGAGAACAGCCTAAAaagttacttttatttatttaattaatttgcttaatttttttctgtttcagaaataaTTCATAATAAAACTCACAGAAATGTAAGttacttttcatcttttaaaaatggattcagccactaataaaatatatttccataatTTTACCCAAACCTCTTTAAACAGCTAACCAAATTTTCACTAGCTTTGAACATGTTTTATAAGGAATGTCATTACTATACTGTGCTAAAACTTGATTAAGCAAACAACTCTTTAAAaagttcagtatttttattttgtgtcaaTTCTTTATTTGTTAGATACCTACATACTACCTTCATTTGTCAGATATGAAACAatgttttatatgaaaatttaagaaaaaatgagcTAAGTTTTTTCCTAATATATTCAATTCTTTTATTCAAGATAATAAAGAGTAGCATGGGTAAGTCAAAAATGGATTACAGAGAAGTCATTTTTGTTTGGCTGAGATGATGCCAAGACCCGATTTTGCAGTCTTAGTTGGAATCAGTGCATCATCCTTATTACCTCATCTGAACCATGCAGCCCTAATTTCCATCGTTTTGCTTCAAGTCTTCTGTCAGTCAAGCAACTCACACTGTCCCAAGAACACTCCATGGTCATCTGTTCCTCTGTGTCTGCTCATGTATACCTCTTTGTCTAGAAGATTTCAGTtatctttcctcctctcctccttcccaacTCTGTACATTTTTCTATCTTACTACTTTCATCCTTTTGAAGTCTTCTACTATTTCAATTGGTGGTATCTCTTCATTTTCAGGTCTCTTATGACACTAACTGTTTTGCATGCACTAGGAATTTGACTAATTATCCTAACTGGACTGCCTGTTTATTTAGGACAGGAACGTGACTTCTTCCATCCTATCATCTCACAAGGTCTAGCTTGTAGGAATCCATAGTCAATACTTGTGAATATAATAGAATTGTAGCAATGTGTTTTTCCTATCCTCTCCCTGAAATGTGGACGTGATATTCTGAGATCTGATTAGCCAAGCTAAAATGTTTTTGTATTAATAAGCCACCAAATACAATgtagaaaaaggcaaagaaaatgtaTCTACAAGACAGAGTGGTGCAGTGGATCTGGGATgtgggaaaggggaaaaaaatcttttctcgCATACCTCTTAGCaattaaattgttttttatattaattcttcCTGGCACAGGAAACAGTCCCTTCATTCTATTTCATGGGAAATATTATATAGATTATTtgttaaaagaataataatgaaTACCTAATTCACTGGCTAATGTGAAAACTAATAAAACAAGACATGTCTTCAAATAAAGAAGCTTAGTAGATTAAAAACCAACAGACATCACAAGGTATAAAGTGTAAGAAACTCAATCTTCCCAACTGCTGCCATGCCCTTCAAAAATGGCTGATCTCTCAATTTCACACCTGTTCTGCATGTCAACTTTTAGGATACACAAACAGAACAACTAGCAAAGATAGTAAgtggattttttaaatggaaacatttgCCTGATTAAcacctcaaacacacacacatatgcatgcacacatacacacacataaatgcacGTATTCTAAGATCTAATAAATGACAGTAATGATAGTAAACTAGTAAACAGTCTACTAATATATGGAGTGATATAGTAgtgaatataatataatatgtaaaagGTTTATCTTTTCTTTGAACAGATTCATTCTATTATATTTagatatgaaattaattttatttatttatttttggccatagtACACAGTATAtaaaatcttagtttcccaaacaggggttgaacctgtacCCCTTGTATtgaagtgcggagtcttaacactagaccatcagggaagttcctaaatatgaaattaaaataacacaaagCTATGCCTGTTTAGCAGGTAGAGTCTAAAGGAAAGCAGTATAAGGCCTAGAAATGTAGTAGCAAGGAATTTAGCAGCTTAAGACCATTAGACGATTGTTTAaactcaagattttttttaaaaagccaaatacaTGTCTAGTTTACTGTAGAATTCATCAATATATACATCAGTTGACTTGGTTCTGAGTGGAAGCAGATTTAAAATTCCCTAAAGATACACTCTATAAAACATAATATCGAACAACAGAGACAGCgggttttaaaaaatcactacaCGAGGTTAGAAATTCTCTTTGTAAACACTTAACCCATAACCCACTTTTAATAATTCTATGTAGGTAGCTTTTATGTacagttaataaaaatttttagtgTAGGGTATTTATGAATATATCTTACATCTAAACCATTTTTATACATACAGTCTACAAATGATATTTGCTACTACATATTAAGTAATTCTTTACAGTTAATCCATAAATCTTTGGGAAAATTCAGCTGTCATTTTTCATTATGCACCTGAACTTTCTGTGTTTAATGAAACAATTCTAAGCCCTAcctaagaaaaagaataaaagctaaagaaaagataatttatttccTATCTTCACAAATATG
Proteins encoded:
- the PPP1R3A gene encoding protein phosphatase 1 regulatory subunit 3A isoform X2, encoding MFYLHNLSCLLQKKSLCNNFKYRKRYWNQPSILLDLQKEQEPEPEKLQEDVPNRQIKGCLKVKSSKEESSVTSDENNFENSKVTDTYIPTIVCSHEDKEDSETSNQNVKDVNREQDERNEKELEPMINQHLLRSTASGDEKNTVNFPNKAERLEKKQIHGDVYTDLFKRPLSSSSSAERSLKGDFYHKEKYFSGNEHTYQPSEEFTSDTGEIKPSLGNTSSDEVVQLHVSSKEVLDDNANPAKGRGRVQMSCPSADQLMADNLNKKLEGEAKEIEVKDWECLRDDFRLDFHSGKSIEKGSSKKDYGNSKNEEEEQRIYLGVNEKQSKSFQSVLHDQERKISHSEISVEGMGASNRDLTALPSKDTTIHDQSIRADRFHSPRTNLSLEETVSATSDCDLSASKGTSLGGMPGQAGSPRNGNVLRNKYLFQAEEEKSVWINPEDQNKNTQHKQSWNVLESQERARGSKTTITEQSTEQADYEDMSGKRDDTRSLKVNPTQELFTCQETASCELSSLADHGITEKAEAGTAYMIKTTSESTLECMSAREKAIIAKLPQETARSDRPIEVKETAFDPHEGRNDDSHDTLCQRDTVGVIYDNDFEKESCSGICNVHVDEKEKEETIAIYNPGKTHDKKKCVIGNTTSVEESSQIITDNQKAASKLDIHLGMLPTDKKILPENRDHEQVQELSKRTNIAVMMHSSLNSDTNRTSQNGSQVSNHHAKSPVSSHEQATTIEHATTTMMLQSTSKSEYNCNPTSEIQGTEKHSHPASPLEEVSKSSGIVTSGSTKERCIGQIVKQGECSVEKPLGPTILISEASENIEGVKHENEGLINSGQSLYSSGDKESDSPASDSLPAQESQSQSESLLSKYINSKVPYFLLFLIFLVTIYQYDLMIGLAF
- the PPP1R3A gene encoding protein phosphatase 1 regulatory subunit 3A isoform X1, encoding MEPSEEPSQISKDNFLEVPSLSDSLSEDEEVKATFRPGFSPQPSRRGSDSSEDIYLDSPPSGARRVSFADTFGFNLVSVKEFDSWELPSGSNDFDLRKDVFHTEEYVLSPQFVLPSSKEELMQQLQVQKAILESTEYPPGSTSMKGIIRVLNISFEKLVYVRMSLDDWQTYYDILAEYIPNSCDGETDQFSFKITLVPPYQKDGSKVEFCIRYETSVGTFWSNNNGTNYVLVCQKKEQEPEPEKLQEDVPNRQIKGCLKVKSSKEESSVTSDENNFENSKVTDTYIPTIVCSHEDKEDSETSNQNVKDVNREQDERNEKELEPMINQHLLRSTASGDEKNTVNFPNKAERLEKKQIHGDVYTDLFKRPLSSSSSAERSLKGDFYHKEKYFSGNEHTYQPSEEFTSDTGEIKPSLGNTSSDEVVQLHVSSKEVLDDNANPAKGRGRVQMSCPSADQLMADNLNKKLEGEAKEIEVKDWECLRDDFRLDFHSGKSIEKGSSKKDYGNSKNEEEEQRIYLGVNEKQSKSFQSVLHDQERKISHSEISVEGMGASNRDLTALPSKDTTIHDQSIRADRFHSPRTNLSLEETVSATSDCDLSASKGTSLGGMPGQAGSPRNGNVLRNKYLFQAEEEKSVWINPEDQNKNTQHKQSWNVLESQERARGSKTTITEQSTEQADYEDMSGKRDDTRSLKVNPTQELFTCQETASCELSSLADHGITEKAEAGTAYMIKTTSESTLECMSAREKAIIAKLPQETARSDRPIEVKETAFDPHEGRNDDSHDTLCQRDTVGVIYDNDFEKESCSGICNVHVDEKEKEETIAIYNPGKTHDKKKCVIGNTTSVEESSQIITDNQKAASKLDIHLGMLPTDKKILPENRDHEQVQELSKRTNIAVMMHSSLNSDTNRTSQNGSQVSNHHAKSPVSSHEQATTIEHATTTMMLQSTSKSEYNCNPTSEIQGTEKHSHPASPLEEVSKSSGIVTSGSTKERCIGQIVKQGECSVEKPLGPTILISEASENIEGVKHENEGLINSGQSLYSSGDKESDSPASDSLPAQESQSQSESLLSKYINSKVPYFLLFLIFLVTIYQYDLMIGLAF